A genome region from Cucurbita pepo subsp. pepo cultivar mu-cu-16 chromosome LG02, ASM280686v2, whole genome shotgun sequence includes the following:
- the LOC111787676 gene encoding protein DETOXIFICATION 43-like encodes MANELGLVIKKNQWKMPMSVFFKDARLVFKWDDLGKEILGIAFPAALAVAADPIASLIDTIFVGHIGAVELAAVGVSVAIFNQASRITIFPLVSITTSFVAEEDTIGKTAIKPVKGETEKHLTENGRKRELTSQDETKKENMLEKSSSASLITKETRNSTPGNGTIHDLEKNPNMLEKKSWEEHDGKRESVQENATLENSEKDLSTKKSQPPTVKPKNKEKKHIASASTALIFGTVLGLLQAVFLAFGAKFLLNVMGVKQGSPMLAPAMKYLVLRSLGAPAVLLSLAMQGIFRGVKDTRTPLYVIVLGYTTNIILDPILIFVCHLGVKGAAIAHVLSQYLIVLVLAWRLMQKVDLLPPSLRELQLGRFLKNGSLLLARVIAVTFCVTLAASMAARLGPTPMAAFQTCLQVWMTSSLLADGLAVAGQAILACAFAEKDYDKTTATATRVLQMSFVLGVGLAVIVAVIMYFGAGIFSGDVTVQALIHVGVPFVAATQPMNSLAFVFDGVNFGASDFAYSAYSLTLVSIATILSLFLLSKSYGFLGIWTALAIYMALRTLVGLLRMGSGTGPWRYLRGSLLP; translated from the exons atggCTAATGAGCTTGGTTTGGTGATAAAAAAGAACCAGTGGAAGATGCCTATGAGTGTCTTCTTCAAGGATGCAAG ACTTGTTTTCAAGTGGGATGATCTTGGAAAAGAGATACTAGGAATTGCATTTCCAGCTGCTCTAGCTGTTGCTGCTGATCCAATTGCTTCTCTTATCGACACCATTTTCGTCGGTCATATTG GAGCTGTTGAACTTGCAGCCGTTGGAGTGTCTGTTGCGATATTCAATCAAGCTTCAAGGATCACCATATTCCCATTGGTGAGCATAACAACATCATTTGTTGCTGAGGAAGACACTATTGGAAAAACAGCCATAAAACCAGTGAAAGGTGAGACAGAGAAGCATTTGACAGAGAATGGCCGAAAGAGAGAACTTACATCACAGGATGAAACCAAGAAGGAAAACATGTTGGAAAAGAGTAGTTCTGCTTCACTTATAACTAAAGAAACGAGAAATTCGACACCTGGAAATGGCACCATTCATGATTTGGAAAAGAATCCAAACATGTTGGAAAAGAAGTCCTGGGAAGAACATGATGGAAAAAGAGAATCTGTACAAGAAAATGCCACACTTGAGAACTctgaaaaag ATTTGAGCACAAAGAAGAGTCAACCTCCTACTGTCAAGCCCAAGAATAAAGAGAAGAAGCACATTGCTTCAGCATCCACAGCACTGATCTTTGGGACAGTTTTGGGCCTCCTGCAAGCAGTTTTCCTTGCATTTGGAGCTAAATTCCTATTAAATGTAATGGGAGTGAAGCAA GGCTCTCCAATGCTAGCTCCTGCAATGAAATACTTGGTGTTAAGGTCACTTGGTGCTCCTGCTGTTCTTCTTTCTCTGGCCATGCAGGGGATCTTCAGAGGGGTTAAGGACACAAGAACTCCTCTCTATGTTATTG TTTTGGGGTACACAACAAATATCATTTTGGATCCAATATTGATATTTGTGTGCCATTTGGGAGTGAAGGGTGCAGCCATAGCACATGTTCTTTCTCA GTACTTAATTGTGTTGGTTCTAGCTTGGAGATTAATGCAAAAAGTGGATCTCTTACCTCCTAGCCTTAGAGAATTGCAGCTCGGTCGATTTCTCAAAAATG GTAGTCTGCTGTTGGCAAGAGTTATAGCTGTGACCTTCTGCGTGACACTTGCTGCATCCATGGCTGCTCGGCTAGGTCCAACGCCGATGGCTGCCTTCCAGACTTGCTTACAAGTCTGGATGACGTCCTCCCTCCTCGCTGATGGGCTTGCTGTTGCCGGACAG GCGATCCTAGCCTGTGCATTTGCAGAGAAAGACTACGACAAGACAACGGCTACAGCCACAAGAGTGCTACAG ATGAGCTTCGTTCTCGGCGTTGGACTTGCTGTGATTGTTGCAGTGATTATGTACTTCGGAGCTGGAATCTTTTCCGGAGATGTAACTGTGCAAGCCCTCATCCACGTCGGAGTGCcg TTTGTAGCCGCTACACAGCCAATGAACTCCTTAGCATTCGTATTTGACGGAGTCAACTTTGGAGCTTCTGATTTTGCTTACTCGGCCTACTCTTTG ACTTTGGTTTCTATTGCTactattctctctctcttccttctctccaAAAGCTATGGCTTCCTCGGGATTTGGACTGCTTTGGCCATCTACATGGCCCTTCGTACTCTCGTAGGATTGTTGAG GATGGGAAGTGGAACAGGACCGTGGCGTTACCTAAGAGGGTCGTTGTTGCCTTAA
- the LOC111789332 gene encoding transcription factor MYB46-like, protein MRKPEAGLGKENVEKNKYRKGLWSPEEDEKLMRYMLSNGQGCWSDIARNAGLQRCGKSCRLRWINYLRPDLKRGAFSPQEEELIVHLHSLIGNRWSQIASRLPGRTDNEIKNFWNSTLKKRLKNNLSSTPFSNHESSDPRLDMMFGGIMAMQEHDIMSMNMSMDSSSTSSSSSQLPFSATGHNSFDGSSIPFLDNNFEMASMVGATNGFLQAPGGCATEMGMRMIMEERLSYGSLEAQRSMELEREVLCLPHEEMNNRSNFDEYLGTNDQNLNVEEMFGDMGSHGQVQESLKMGNEWDVESFMQDISSFPHFL, encoded by the exons atgagGAAACCGGAGGCGGGTCTTGGGAAAGAGAATGTGGAGAAGAACAAGTACCGGAAAGGCCTGTGGTCGCCGGAGGAGGACGAGAAGCTGATGAGGTATATGTTAAGCAATGGACAGGGGTGTTGGAGTGACATTGCTAGGAATGCAGGGCTTCAGAGATGTGGCAAGAGTTGTCGTCTTCGTTGGATTAATTACCTTAGACCCGACCTCAAACGTGGAGCATTCTCTCCTCAGGAAGAAGAGCTTATTGTCCATTTGCATTCCCTTATTGGCAACAg GTGGTCTCAAATTGCATCCCGTTTGCCTGGACGTACCGACAAcgaaataaagaatttttggaattccacattaaagaaaaggttaaaaaacaACCTCTCCTCCACACCATTCAGCAACCACGAATCATCGGATCCTAGGTTGGACATGATGTTTGGAGGGATAATGGCGATGCAAGAACATGACATCATGAGTATGAACATGAGCATGGATTCATCATCGACCTCGTCATCATCTTCCCAGCTTCCATTTTCTGCCACAGGACACAACTCCTTCGACGGTTCATCCATCCCTTTCCTAGACAACAACTTCGAAATGGCATCCATGGTTGGTGCCACCAATGGCTTTCTGCAGGCACCGGGAGGGTGCGCGACAGAAATGGGAATGAGAATGATAATGGAAGAGCGACTTAGCTATGGAAGTTTGGAGGCTCAAAGATCAATGGAGCTTGAAAGGGAAGTGCTATGCCTTCCACATGAAGAGATGAACAACAGAAGCAATTTTGATGAGTATTTGGGTACAAATGATCAGAATTTGAATGTGGAGGAGATGTTTGGAGACATGGGAAGCCATGGACAAGTACAAGAAAGCTTGAAGATGGGTAATGAATGGGATGTGGAGAGTTTTATGCAGGATATATCCTCATTtcctcattttctttga
- the LOC111789333 gene encoding ATP synthase subunit O, mitochondrial-like isoform X3, with protein MALASRLRSTIPVLSKFLRSESSCTPLSRTYAATSGKHEQKVKMPLALFGGSGNYASALYIAAVKANSLDKVESELFNLVEAIKKSPTFAQFTMDLSVPAETRVKAIDEISAEAKFSEVVKNFLVVLAENGRLRYIDSIAKRFLELTMAHKGEVKAAVTTVIPIPPQEENELKETLQDIIGQGKKVKLEQKIDPSILGGLIVEFDEKVFDMSIKTRARQLERFLRQPVSLDGL; from the exons ATGGCGTTGGCTAGTCGCTTGCGATCCACCATCCCCGTCCTCAGCAAGTTTTTGAGATCCGAATCGTCCTGCACTCCG CTCTCAAGGACTTATGCCGCTACTTCAGGGAAACATGAACAAAAAGTGAAG ATGCCTCTTGCTTTGTTTGGAGGGTCTGGAAACTATGCCTCTGCTTTGTATATAGCTGCAGTAAAAGCTAATTCTCTAGACAAGGTGGAGTCTGAGCTTTTTAATCTCGTTGAGGCTATTAAGAAAAGTCCTACATTTGCTCAGTTCACAATGGACCTGTCTGTTCCAGCTGAGACTAGAGTTAAAGCTATCGATGAAATTTCTGCTGAAGCAAAATTTTCAGAGGTTGTTAAGAACTTTTTGG TTGTGTTGGCTGAGAATGGGAGGCTGAGATATATAGATAGCATAGCAAAGAGATTTTTGGAGTTGACTATGGCTCATAAGGGAGAAGTTAAAGCAGCTGTTACAACTGTTATT CCCATTCCACCACAAGAAGAGAACGAACTGAAGGAGACATTGCAAGATATTATTGGACAAGGCAAGAAGGTTAAGCTCGAGCAAAAG ATTGATCCCAGCATACTTGGTGGTCTAATTGTAGAATTCGACGAGAAAGTATTTGACATGTCTATTAAAACCCGGGcacgtcaattggagaggtTCTTGCGCCAACCTGTTTCTCTTGATGGCCTCTAG
- the LOC111789333 gene encoding ATP synthase subunit O, mitochondrial-like isoform X2 produces MALASRLRSTIPVLSKFLRSESSCTPVLLSRTYAATSGKHEQKVKMPLALFGGSGNYASALYIAAVKANSLDKVESELFNLVEAIKKSPTFAQFTMDLSVPAETRVKAIDEISAEAKFSEVVKNFLVVLAENGRLRYIDSIAKRFLELTMAHKGEVKAAVTTVIPIPPQEENELKETLQDIIGQGKKVKLEQKIDPSILGGLIVEFDEKVFDMSIKTRARQLERFLRQPVSLDGL; encoded by the exons ATGGCGTTGGCTAGTCGCTTGCGATCCACCATCCCCGTCCTCAGCAAGTTTTTGAGATCCGAATCGTCCTGCACTCCGGTACTG CTCTCAAGGACTTATGCCGCTACTTCAGGGAAACATGAACAAAAAGTGAAG ATGCCTCTTGCTTTGTTTGGAGGGTCTGGAAACTATGCCTCTGCTTTGTATATAGCTGCAGTAAAAGCTAATTCTCTAGACAAGGTGGAGTCTGAGCTTTTTAATCTCGTTGAGGCTATTAAGAAAAGTCCTACATTTGCTCAGTTCACAATGGACCTGTCTGTTCCAGCTGAGACTAGAGTTAAAGCTATCGATGAAATTTCTGCTGAAGCAAAATTTTCAGAGGTTGTTAAGAACTTTTTGG TTGTGTTGGCTGAGAATGGGAGGCTGAGATATATAGATAGCATAGCAAAGAGATTTTTGGAGTTGACTATGGCTCATAAGGGAGAAGTTAAAGCAGCTGTTACAACTGTTATT CCCATTCCACCACAAGAAGAGAACGAACTGAAGGAGACATTGCAAGATATTATTGGACAAGGCAAGAAGGTTAAGCTCGAGCAAAAG ATTGATCCCAGCATACTTGGTGGTCTAATTGTAGAATTCGACGAGAAAGTATTTGACATGTCTATTAAAACCCGGGcacgtcaattggagaggtTCTTGCGCCAACCTGTTTCTCTTGATGGCCTCTAG
- the LOC111789333 gene encoding ATP synthase subunit O, mitochondrial-like isoform X5: protein MALASRLRSTIPVLSKFLRSESSCTPVLLSRTYAATSGKHEQKVKFTMDLSVPAETRVKAIDEISAEAKFSEVVKNFLVVLAENGRLRYIDSIAKRFLELTMAHKGEVKAAVTTVIPIPPQEENELKETLQDIIGQGKKVKLEQKIDPSILGGLIVEFDEKVFDMSIKTRARQLERFLRQPVSLDGL, encoded by the exons ATGGCGTTGGCTAGTCGCTTGCGATCCACCATCCCCGTCCTCAGCAAGTTTTTGAGATCCGAATCGTCCTGCACTCCGGTACTG CTCTCAAGGACTTATGCCGCTACTTCAGGGAAACATGAACAAAAAGTGAAG TTCACAATGGACCTGTCTGTTCCAGCTGAGACTAGAGTTAAAGCTATCGATGAAATTTCTGCTGAAGCAAAATTTTCAGAGGTTGTTAAGAACTTTTTGG TTGTGTTGGCTGAGAATGGGAGGCTGAGATATATAGATAGCATAGCAAAGAGATTTTTGGAGTTGACTATGGCTCATAAGGGAGAAGTTAAAGCAGCTGTTACAACTGTTATT CCCATTCCACCACAAGAAGAGAACGAACTGAAGGAGACATTGCAAGATATTATTGGACAAGGCAAGAAGGTTAAGCTCGAGCAAAAG ATTGATCCCAGCATACTTGGTGGTCTAATTGTAGAATTCGACGAGAAAGTATTTGACATGTCTATTAAAACCCGGGcacgtcaattggagaggtTCTTGCGCCAACCTGTTTCTCTTGATGGCCTCTAG
- the LOC111789333 gene encoding ATP synthase subunit O, mitochondrial-like isoform X7 has product MALASRLRSTIPVLSKFLRSESSCTPLSRTYAATSGKHEQKVKFTMDLSVPAETRVKAIDEISAEAKFSEVVKNFLVVLAENGRLRYIDSIAKRFLELTMAHKGEVKAAVTTVIPIPPQEENELKETLQDIIGQGKKVKLEQKIDPSILGGLIVEFDEKVFDMSIKTRARQLERFLRQPVSLDGL; this is encoded by the exons ATGGCGTTGGCTAGTCGCTTGCGATCCACCATCCCCGTCCTCAGCAAGTTTTTGAGATCCGAATCGTCCTGCACTCCG CTCTCAAGGACTTATGCCGCTACTTCAGGGAAACATGAACAAAAAGTGAAG TTCACAATGGACCTGTCTGTTCCAGCTGAGACTAGAGTTAAAGCTATCGATGAAATTTCTGCTGAAGCAAAATTTTCAGAGGTTGTTAAGAACTTTTTGG TTGTGTTGGCTGAGAATGGGAGGCTGAGATATATAGATAGCATAGCAAAGAGATTTTTGGAGTTGACTATGGCTCATAAGGGAGAAGTTAAAGCAGCTGTTACAACTGTTATT CCCATTCCACCACAAGAAGAGAACGAACTGAAGGAGACATTGCAAGATATTATTGGACAAGGCAAGAAGGTTAAGCTCGAGCAAAAG ATTGATCCCAGCATACTTGGTGGTCTAATTGTAGAATTCGACGAGAAAGTATTTGACATGTCTATTAAAACCCGGGcacgtcaattggagaggtTCTTGCGCCAACCTGTTTCTCTTGATGGCCTCTAG